The following nucleotide sequence is from Priestia filamentosa.
CTTGAAGGATCACTAAAACTTAAAGAAATTTCTTATATCCAAGCAGAAGGTTTTGCTGGTGGAGAACTTAAACATGGTACAATCGCTCTTATTGAGAACGGTACGCCTGTTATTGCTCTAGCAACGCAAGCACATGTAAATTTAAGTATCCGTGGTAACGTGCAAGAAGTAGCAGCTCGTGGTGCTAATCCTTGTATCATTTCTATGGAAGGCTTACAAACAGAAGAAGACCGCTATGTTCTTCCTGCTGTACATGAAACACTTGCACCGCTTGTAGCAGTTATTCCTCTTCAACTTATTGCGTACTATGCAGCATTACACCGCGATTGTGATGTTGATAAGCCACGTAACTTAGCAAAATCTGTTACAGTTGAGTAAGTAAGACAGTTTTATAAATAAAAACATAAAAGCCGATACTGAATTCAGTATCGGCTTTTTGTATTGTTGAAGATATTTAGAATTATACTATTATCAACTAAGCCCACTATAGCTGTGGTCTCTGATCTCATGCTTCAGTTTTTTACGAATTGAGATAAAGGAGATAGAACAAAATAAAAACTACCATAAACAAAACACTTGCCAAAAAGAAAAATACAGTGTATATTATTGATACATCAATTATTGACGTATCAATTAATTTATTTGGAAGAAAGAAGGGATAATTTTTGACAACAAGGTGTTCACAAGAAGGGGAAATTTTGTATCAACTACACTACTTAAGCAAAGTGATTGGCTTGAAATTTGAAGAATGTACTGGCATTAGCCAATCTCGATTAGAATTGCTTACATTGCTTTATCAAGTTGATGAAATCAGTCAAAGTGACCTTCAAAAAAAGGTGAATATTGATGGGGCTGCTATTACAAGACACGTCAAACAGCTTGAGAACAAAGGAATGGTATCAAGAAGAAGGAAACCTGAAGATAACCGAATAACGCTTGTTAAGTTATCTAACCAAGGACGAGAACGAATCGAGTCTTACAAGAAAGAGAAAGAGCGTTTCATGGAGGAAATGCTTGTTAATATTAGCACAGAAGAACGTAATGTACTTCTTCATTTACTATCACAAATGAAAAAAAATATAGAAAATATTAAAGCATAGAGGAGTTTTACAGATGGGGACTACAGTAAAAACAAATGATTTTATGAAAATCATGAAAGAACGTCGATCTATACGTAACTATGATCCAACAGTTAAAATCAGCAAGGAAGAAATGACTGCAATATTAGAAGAAGCAACTACAGCACCATCTTCAGTCAATGCGCAGCCATGGCGTTTTCTTGTTATTGAAAGTGACGAAGGAAAAGAAGAACTTGCGAAACTAGCTAAATTTAATCAATCACAAGTTACTACTTCCTCTGCAGTTATCGCAGTATTTGCAGACATGCAAAATGGTGAATATATCGAAGAGATTTACTCAAAAGCCGTTGAGCTTGGATATATGCCACAAGAAGTTAAAGAAAGACAAGTACAAGCTTTAACTGCGCATTTTGCGAAGCTGCCGGCACAAGACAACCGTGAAACGATTCTAATTGATGCAGGACTTGTTTCAATGCAGTTAATGCTGACAGCTCGTGCTCATGGATATGACACGAATCCAATTGGAGGATATGAAAAAGAAAATATGGCCGAAGTTTTTGGAATAGAAAAAGAGCGTTATGTACCTGTTATGCTTTTATCAATTGGAAAGTCAGTTGATGAAGGATATGCTTCATATCGTTTCCCTATTGATAAAATTACACAGTGGAAATAATACAATTTTACATTAGAAAATAGTAATGATTATTTAATTAAGATTCATATGTGTTTGAAGATTACAAAATGCTCTCTAGAATATATTAGGTATTTAAGAAAGTATAAATATCTAGTCTAATAAATAAAAAAGAGCAGACAAATTTGGGAATTTAGGGCTATTTAATCAGAATCCATTTTGAAAAACCTTTTTCAAAGTGGATTCTTTTTATTTACTGGAGAGGGTAAGTTCCGAGAAGTTTTTAGCTAATTCTAAAGTTAGTGGTTAAAGAAATAGTATGCATGTACTTGTTGGTACGGGCAGGTGCTTTGCTTCTTCTTTATCTTTTGAACTGTTTTACATTATACATTTTCATTTAGAGAAATTATATCTAGAGGACTTTATCTATTATTATGAGGTTTAATTTTTCAGCTTTTATGGGAGTAAGGATGCTTTGCTTTTATTTATATGACGGGTTCTTATTATAAGAATTATTGTCAGTTTTCATTAAAAAACCTTGCTTCTTATAAAGCAAGGTTTTTCCATATTAAAATTCCTCATATATAGCAGGATCTTGATCGTTAATTCTTCCATCTGGACGAGAAAGGGAAGCAATTTCTTTCATATCTTTCTCATCAAGAGAAAAGTCAAAGATAGAAATATTCTCAAGCTGGCGCTCAGGAGAGGCTGACTTCGGAATAGGAACCGCTCCTAGCTGATAGTGCCAGCGCAAAATAACTTGAGAGATCGTTTTGTTGTGTTTTTCGGCAATGTGAGCAAGTTGATCGTTACGAAGGACATCACTTGCACGAGATAAAGGACTCCATGATTCTGTTTTTATATTCTGTTCTACATGCCATTTATGTTGGTATTCCTGATTAAAAGCCGGATGAAGTTCAATTTGATTTATACTTGGCTTCACACCTGTTTCACGTTCAAGTCGTTCAATATGTTCAGGTAAGAAATTGCAAACACCGATTGAGCGGATAAGACCCCATTTTTTAGCTTCAATTAGTGCTTGCCATGCTTCTACATAGTGATCTTGTTTTGGGTTTGGCCAGTGAATAAGATATAAATCATAGTAATCCAAGTTAGCTCTGTATAGAGACTCTTGAATTGTTGTAACAGCTTTATCATATTCATGATAACGACCAGGAAGTTTGGATGTAATTCTTAACTGTTCTCTTGGAATGGAGCTACGGCGAATTGCTTCCCCAACAGTTCCTTCATTCTCATAGTTATAAGCAGTATCAATTAAGCGATATCCAATGTCAATAGCACTCTTAATCGCATTAGATCCCACATTTCCATTAAGAGCGTATGTACCAAAACCGATAGCAGGGATTGTTGTACCATCATTAAGCGTAACTTCTGGTATTGACTTACTCATTATGAATCACTCCTTTTATATTTAATTTACCACTTTTTGGGCAATTGAAACAATTTTAAAAGCTTATCATGGTAATGTTATGAACTTAATAGGAATTTGTCATCTTCATAATAGAGAAAAATTGGTAAGATGAGTGTAGGATTAATTTTAGTGAGGTGGAGTGGAGATGAAGAAACTAATTAGTTATATCACTGTTTTCTTGCTTGTTTGTAGTACTGTGACCATTTTTCTTGGACAACCTTCTCAAAGGGTACATGCAGCGAAAAATTCAAATGTGAAAGAGCTTAATGTAGGAGAGTTTTTTAATGATAAAAACGGTACATTTGTACTCCGAGATATGAAGACTGGAAAAACACTCTTTTATAACAAAGAGAGAGCTCAAACAAGATTTGCCCCGCAATCTACATTCAAAATTCCAAATTCACTTATCGGCCTGCAAGTTGGAGCTGTAAGGGATGAATATGATATTAAATATTGGGATGGAGAAAAGCGTGAGATTGAAGAGTGGAATCGAGACCATACGCTTGGATCTGCTTTGCGTTATTCAGTTGTTTGGTACTATCAAGAGATGGCTCGTGATATTGGAAACGATCGAATGAAAGAGTGGATAGAGAAAATATCTTATGGGAATAAGGATATTAGCGGTGGAATTGATCAGTTTTGGTTAAGTAGCTCCCTTAAAATCTCACCACTAGAACAAGTAGATTTTATAGAAGAACTGTACAAAGAAGAGCTTCCCTTTGATTTAGATGTAATGAGAACTGTAAAACGAATGATGGTTCAAAAAGAAGGAAGAACTTACACCATCCATGCGAAAACAGGTCAAGGAAGCGAACAAGGATGGTATGTTGGGTACGTTGAAAGAGAAGGACATGACTATGCATTTGCCGTTAACCTTGATGGTACATCTGCAGAAGCTAAGAGGATTACAGAAGAAGTATTGAAGAAATATAATATAATCAAAGAATAAGAAAAAGGGTAAGAAGCTGGTTGCTTCTTACCCTTTTATATGAATTAAAGCCCTGTTGAAATATATTTTACTTCAAGATAGTCTTCGATGCCGTAATGACTTCCTTCACGTCCAAGTCCACTTTCTTTAAAGCCTCCAAATGGAGCTTGTGCAGTAGATGGCGAACCATCATTTACACCAACAATTCCATATTCAAGTTCTTCAGAGATATATGTTGCTTCTTTTAAATCTTGAGTAAATACATAGCCTGCTAAGCCATATGGACTGTTATTTGCACGTTCAACAGCTTCTTCTGTTGTTTTAAACGTTACGATTGGTGCAAGTGGCCCAAATGTTTCTTCAAACATACATTTCATATCTTCTGTTACGTTTGTGATAACAGTTGGTTCCATAAAGGAGCCACCTTTGTTTGTAATAGCATTTCCACCTACAAGCACCTTAGCTCCTTTTTCAGTTGCGTCTTTAATTTGAGCAACTACTTTATCAACAGCTTTTTGATTAATAAGTGGCCCAACATTTGTATCTTTTTCAAGCCCGTTTCCAACTTTAATTTCTTTCACTTTTGCAACGAATT
It contains:
- a CDS encoding nitroreductase family protein is translated as MGTTVKTNDFMKIMKERRSIRNYDPTVKISKEEMTAILEEATTAPSSVNAQPWRFLVIESDEGKEELAKLAKFNQSQVTTSSAVIAVFADMQNGEYIEEIYSKAVELGYMPQEVKERQVQALTAHFAKLPAQDNRETILIDAGLVSMQLMLTARAHGYDTNPIGGYEKENMAEVFGIEKERYVPVMLLSIGKSVDEGYASYRFPIDKITQWK
- a CDS encoding aldo/keto reductase, yielding MSKSIPEVTLNDGTTIPAIGFGTYALNGNVGSNAIKSAIDIGYRLIDTAYNYENEGTVGEAIRRSSIPREQLRITSKLPGRYHEYDKAVTTIQESLYRANLDYYDLYLIHWPNPKQDHYVEAWQALIEAKKWGLIRSIGVCNFLPEHIERLERETGVKPSINQIELHPAFNQEYQHKWHVEQNIKTESWSPLSRASDVLRNDQLAHIAEKHNKTISQVILRWHYQLGAVPIPKSASPERQLENISIFDFSLDEKDMKEIASLSRPDGRINDQDPAIYEEF
- a CDS encoding MarR family winged helix-turn-helix transcriptional regulator, with product MTTRCSQEGEILYQLHYLSKVIGLKFEECTGISQSRLELLTLLYQVDEISQSDLQKKVNIDGAAITRHVKQLENKGMVSRRRKPEDNRITLVKLSNQGRERIESYKKEKERFMEEMLVNISTEERNVLLHLLSQMKKNIENIKA
- the blaOXA gene encoding class D beta-lactamase; translation: MKKLISYITVFLLVCSTVTIFLGQPSQRVHAAKNSNVKELNVGEFFNDKNGTFVLRDMKTGKTLFYNKERAQTRFAPQSTFKIPNSLIGLQVGAVRDEYDIKYWDGEKREIEEWNRDHTLGSALRYSVVWYYQEMARDIGNDRMKEWIEKISYGNKDISGGIDQFWLSSSLKISPLEQVDFIEELYKEELPFDLDVMRTVKRMMVQKEGRTYTIHAKTGQGSEQGWYVGYVEREGHDYAFAVNLDGTSAEAKRITEEVLKKYNIIKE